ACAAAGAAAGGTATATTAATATGTGGAATAAAAACTTTTACATTTTTAGGTAACTTAGTAAAATACTCATACTGTTCTTTCAGTGAAAAAGGCATTGATTTGAAAAAAATAATATCTACCTTTCTTCCCGAATCGCTGACTATTTTTCTTATTTTATCATCACTTAGGCTATTTGTTATTAGTTTTAAAGATTTTTTTTTATCTTTTAGAAAGAAAATTAATAATTCTTCAATATAGGTTCCTATTCCAGAATTATTAACCATTCTACAGTCAATTACTAAATTTATATTATTTTCCACTTTCATATTTTAGTTATAAAAATTATTTTCAATTAAACATTGAATTTTGATAAGGAACTAGTCCATTGAAAGGTAAACTAAGATTAGTGTTCACACCCAAAACAGCATATAGGAAAATGATAAGCAACACCAACATTTTGGATTCGAATTTTTTAGGAATTGTAATAAAACTTGCGATTATTAAAATATCAAAGGATCTATAGTAAAGACTACCTCGCGAAGCAATGATTTCAATTGCTGAGAATAAAAAATACAATACTATAGATATAAGATATGAATTTAACAAAATATTTTTTAATCTTGGCTCTATATTTAATTTATCGTAGAAAATAAAGAACAAATAAAAAATTGCTAATCTATGAAAAGTCGAAAAACCTAAAGATAAGCCCTTTCCAAAGTTTTCATTAATTGAATAACTTGATACTTTCTGTGCAAAAACAGATTCCAGTCCACTAAGTTTTGGTAAAACATATGCTAGAATCATATCTTGTAATAAGAATCCTAAAACAACACTTGAAAATACAATAATATGAATATACTTATCCTTTATCTTTATATTGGCAATAAAATAAAATGGAAAAAAAATAGCTGCACTATAATGGCAACATGTTGCCAATGTAACAATTGCTAAAAAAGGCAATAATTTCTTTTCCAATAAATAACCAACACTCCAAAATGTTATACCAATTGCTAGCCCCTGCCTAATTCCATTAATATCATAAGTCATGAATTGAATAGGAAAATATATTAACAGTGCGGCAAAAAAAGAGTTTGAATATTTAAACAGAAAGGTAAACTTCAAACATGTAGCAACAGTAAAAATAAAAAATACAAAAAATAAATAATCTAAATTAAAATGTTTAATACAAACAATAAGTAAATTAAAAAAAGGTTCAATTCCTATTTGAAACAAGTTATCAAATGTAGATTCCTGAAAAATAGATTCGTAATTGTACCAGTCAACACCCACCTGATATCTTAAACCACCGAAAAGAACTATAAAAAAGAATGCAATTAATGCAAAAAAAAATTTTGAAGTTTTTTTCTTATCAATAAGAGCAATAATTCCGAATATTAGAAATAAAAATAAAAATAAAAAATATTCCATTTAATTATTGATTAGATATTTTCCACTTTAAAATCTTAAAAGCACTTT
Above is a genomic segment from Chryseobacterium geocarposphaerae containing:
- a CDS encoding EpsG family protein; its protein translation is MEYFLFLFLFLIFGIIALIDKKKTSKFFFALIAFFFIVLFGGLRYQVGVDWYNYESIFQESTFDNLFQIGIEPFFNLLIVCIKHFNLDYLFFVFFIFTVATCLKFTFLFKYSNSFFAALLIYFPIQFMTYDINGIRQGLAIGITFWSVGYLLEKKLLPFLAIVTLATCCHYSAAIFFPFYFIANIKIKDKYIHIIVFSSVVLGFLLQDMILAYVLPKLSGLESVFAQKVSSYSINENFGKGLSLGFSTFHRLAIFYLFFIFYDKLNIEPRLKNILLNSYLISIVLYFLFSAIEIIASRGSLYYRSFDILIIASFITIPKKFESKMLVLLIIFLYAVLGVNTNLSLPFNGLVPYQNSMFN